A genomic region of Williamwhitmania taraxaci contains the following coding sequences:
- a CDS encoding CysS/YqeB C-terminal domain-containing protein — translation MELLLNFRMDAKKNKDFAQSDKIRDELLKLGIVVKDKKDGFDWELEYLSG, via the coding sequence GTGGAGTTGCTTCTCAACTTCCGTATGGATGCCAAGAAGAATAAGGACTTTGCCCAATCGGACAAGATTCGCGACGAGTTGCTGAAGCTGGGTATTGTGGTAAAGGATAAAAAGGATGGATTCGACTGGGAGTTGGAGTATCTCTCCGGTTAA
- a CDS encoding oleate hydratase: MRAIKNTNPKEAQIYLIGSGISSLASAVYLEKDAGVPGANIHILPYIRNIKA, from the coding sequence ATGAGAGCAATAAAAAACACAAATCCGAAAGAAGCCCAAATCTATCTAATTGGTAGTGGAATATCGTCACTTGCAAGTGCGGTTTACTTGGAAAAAGATGCCGGTGTTCCAGGTGCCAACATTCATATATTACCTTATATCCGCAACATAAAAGCATAA
- a CDS encoding BRO-N domain-containing protein: MTKDTAIKLFNDRKIRTHWDDDQEKWYFSIVDVVGVLSESVDPQAYWRKLKQRLKVEGNETVTNCHGLKMPAPDGKMRLTDVADTEQLFRLIQSVPSPKAEPFKLWLARVGRERIDEVEDPEIGIDRLMETYLRKGYTKEWINQRLKSIEIRKELTDEWENRGIKKGGEFAILTDEITNAWSGFTTKQYKEYKSLRKENLRDHMTNLELVLNMLAEASTTEISKGKEPKTFLENKAVAREGGNVARAARIKLESTTGKKVVSKLNAKKLNSKELKGEE; encoded by the coding sequence ATGACAAAAGATACTGCGATTAAGCTCTTCAACGATAGAAAAATACGTACGCATTGGGACGATGATCAGGAAAAGTGGTATTTCTCAATTGTTGATGTGGTTGGCGTACTATCGGAAAGTGTGGACCCGCAAGCCTATTGGCGCAAACTAAAACAAAGACTCAAGGTGGAAGGAAATGAAACCGTGACGAATTGTCACGGGTTGAAGATGCCTGCCCCCGATGGTAAAATGAGGTTAACTGATGTAGCCGACACCGAGCAGCTATTTAGGCTTATACAAAGTGTTCCGTCGCCTAAGGCTGAACCGTTTAAGTTATGGTTAGCTCGAGTTGGACGTGAGCGTATCGATGAAGTTGAAGATCCTGAAATTGGTATCGATCGTTTAATGGAAACATATCTGCGCAAAGGATACACTAAAGAGTGGATAAATCAGCGGCTCAAAAGTATCGAAATCCGCAAAGAGCTTACCGACGAGTGGGAAAATAGAGGGATTAAAAAGGGAGGAGAGTTTGCCATTTTAACGGATGAAATAACTAACGCGTGGAGTGGTTTTACAACAAAACAGTATAAGGAATACAAGAGTTTGCGGAAGGAAAATCTTCGTGATCACATGACCAACCTTGAGTTGGTATTGAATATGTTGGCCGAAGCATCAACCACAGAAATATCGAAGGGGAAAGAGCCCAAAACCTTCTTGGAGAACAAAGCGGTTGCTCGTGAAGGTGGAAATGTTGCCAGAGCCGCTCGGATAAAGCTCGAAAGCACAACAGGAAAAAAGGTTGTATCCAAATTAAACGCCAAAAAACTTAATAGCAAGGAGTTGAAAGGTGAAGAATAG
- a CDS encoding LamG-like jellyroll fold domain-containing protein — translation MFLCITLKNSHVEFCKDGKLWLNSRNGLTPLPELRTMCYIGKSSWSDNLNKDILLDDIRVYNRVLSEAEIQALNNQSRMMQNLDLISKIAQACDGKAELIFYYAGHGLPDEQTKEPLLIPVDVNGTDLSFAVKMADVYRKLTENPSKRVTAFIDACFSGGVSGSKGAAKGGVGWQQLGGVYLQLLR, via the coding sequence GTGTTTCTTTGCATCACCCTAAAAAACAGTCACGTAGAGTTTTGCAAGGACGGTAAGCTGTGGCTGAATAGCCGTAATGGCTTGACTCCGTTGCCTGAACTTCGCACGATGTGCTACATTGGGAAATCGAGCTGGTCCGATAATTTGAACAAAGACATACTGCTCGACGACATTCGGGTGTATAACCGGGTGTTGAGCGAAGCCGAGATCCAAGCATTGAATAATCAATCGCGGATGATGCAAAACCTCGATTTGATTTCGAAAATTGCCCAGGCCTGTGATGGTAAGGCCGAGCTTATATTCTACTATGCAGGGCACGGCCTACCCGATGAGCAAACCAAAGAACCCCTCCTGATTCCGGTTGATGTGAACGGCACGGACCTCTCCTTCGCCGTTAAAATGGCCGACGTATATAGGAAGTTAACCGAAAACCCGTCCAAGCGGGTCACGGCCTTTATTGATGCTTGCTTTAGTGGTGGCGTTTCGGGGAGTAAAGGTGCGGCCAAAGGAGGAGTTGGTTGGCAGCAACTTGGTGGTGTTTACCTCCAGCTGTTGCGATGA